Genomic segment of Panicum virgatum strain AP13 chromosome 9N, P.virgatum_v5, whole genome shotgun sequence:
TTGGCTGGGCTGCTACCCTGTTGAAGGTATGTCGATGTGATACTAGTTTTTTAAATAGTATTAAGTAGACCACAGCTGTATAGTTTAATCATATTggtttttaattattttttataggaAGCATCTGAAGCTGCCAAAATTTGTGCTTCATTGACTGGAACCCTTTCATGTGTTTGGAAATTGCATGGAGATGTTCAGGTACTTGACTTCTCATCATTAACTCATCGGTTAAGTTTGCTTGGCATCTCATATTCTAATTAATTTATTCTACTGTATACCTTGCCTACTTTTGTCAGCTTGCACTTGCGAGATGCTTTCCATGGGTGGATGGGAAGATCAAGAGGGGTGTAGATGCGCAGATGTTCAaagattctgttcaggagtggAGAAATGCAATTCTGTCAGCAGCAAATGGTGCAAAACTCTCATATCAACGGGCTTTGCATCTTACACCCTGGGAAGCTAATGTTCACAATGATACTTCTATTTGTCTTGATCTGATATATTCCATGGATGACAATAACAGACACAACCCCAATGTTTGGTAAACTTCTTTGTTGCTCATGCTAATACCATGTTACTTTACAGATGGTCTTATAAGAGCTGTCTGATGCAACAGGGAGCTGTCAGAGAAAATGTCACTTGGTGCCTTGATACTGGAACCAGTCAATAAGGATTTCTGGGTTACATTGGGTTCCATGTCAAGTGATCTGGCTTTGAAGCAGCATTCTTTCATTAGGGCACTTCATCTTGATATGTCTTTTTCTGAAGCTTGGGCATACCTTGGAAAGGTATTGCTGTTAAAGCAACAGCTGATTGATTCTGCTACTAGCAGGTGATGACTAATAGTTTGACATTCAGATTTACAGGCAATCAGGTGATAAACAATTGGCTAAAGAAGCATTTGATCGAGCTCGAAGCATTGATCCTTCGTTGGCCTTGCCGTGGGCTGGAATGTCGGCAGAAAATTATCACCAATCTGGGTACCCTTCCCCTCTCATTTATGAAAAGATTTTATACTTTGCTCTCCATAATTATTATCTCAAAGATGAATTTTCTATTTTGTGTGATTTTAAAGGGGCAGTACAGTAAATGAATCCTTTGAAAGCTGCTTGAGGGCTGCACAGATCCTACCTGTAAGTAAAGTTTACCATCACGAATGTCTTCACTTCACAGCAAAACgattttctattttcttccCTTCAAGCTAGTATTTGATTTCATTCTTTTATGTTATTGCACCAGCTGCCAGAGTTCCAGATTGGCCTTGGAACAATTGCTGCCCATACTGGTAATCTTCTTTCACCTCAGGTATGCATCCAAATTTGTTTGTGCTTTGAAGCTTCCAAACTAAATACTGAGCATGCTATGCTTGAAGCTAATTCTGTTTATGGCAACAATTGATTCATCCCAATGGCAGTTCCTACTTGATCTTCATTCGTAAATTCTACATTATTTAGCCTCTTGACACTAGAGCTACATGTTGATTCACTGAGTTATGTGATACATTAGTGGTGTTTGGGTACTTATCGAACAACAATGTGGTTAACATATTAAATTAAACTCTTTATGCCTGGTGCCATTATGTAGGTGTTGATGGCTGTAAGGCAGGCTGTTCATCGAGCACCTCATTACCCAGAGTCTCACAATATAAATGGCTTGGTTTCTGAAGTGCGATCAGATTTTCAGTCTGCAATCAGATTTTATCAACAAGCGAGATCTGCTTTAGGCATGATGAACAATTCCAAGTCAGACAATAAAGATGCTTTTGCTGATGTTTCAGTGAACCTTGCCCGGTCACTATACAAGGTAACTGTGCTACGCTAATACTGTCGCACCTGGTCTGATGAAGTTAAACATACCAAGGAGCTAAAACCATGGTGTTTTGTATAGTACTTCTGGATGCTGATTGATTGGGTATGCCTTTTTATTGTTCATATGTACTCTAACCATAGCACTAACTACAGGCTGGTCTTGCAACTGATGCAGTGCGGGAGTGTGAAGAGTTGAGATCCCTAGGTATTGCTTTTATTTTCCTTCCAGCGATGGAAGGATGCCATCCCTAATTTCTCTGAGTTGGCCTTGTAGCATGAACAATATATCCTTGTAAGATATTTTCATGGTACACAATGTATAAACTAACAAGTAGTCCCAAACTTTCTAGGACTGCTGAGCATGGATGGATTGCAGATATATGCTCTTGCATTGTGGAAAACTGGACGGAGTGAGGAAGCTCTTTCTGTATCTAGAAACTTGGCTGAAAATTTATCTGGCATGAAACCAGAGAGTGCAGCTGTGGCTTTGGGATTCATATGCACATTGACGTATGCAATTTCTGGGAAGGACTCTGCAGCTGCAGTCATTCACAAGCTTCCTGGTCAACTCAATTACAGCTCCCAGTTGAAATTTATTATTTCTGCATTGGATGCTTTGCATCCAAACAAGCGTTTCCAGTTGCCTCAGTTGAGTATGCCTCCTAGGCTTACATCCAATGAAGTGATGACTGAAGTCCACTCGAATATTGCTCTTGGGAAGGCAGTACGTATCCTAAATTCTGTCATTATATATTTCTATGGAAAAATTAGTTTATTTTGGATCTATGCAAGGCAtattaatataaataaaaaatgtcCTTGCAGATTGAGGGGGAAATGGACAAGCCATTGAGGGTTGATGCTAGCTTGTCTTACCTGAAAAAGGTTCTGCACATGTATCCTGATTGCAGTTTAGTGAGGTAATGTTCTTTCTAGGACTGGTCATATCAGGTGTTCAAAAATGTACTAAACTTGATGTTCTTTTTTGCTACATGCTGCAGAAACCAACTTGGATCTCTGCTCCTGTGGAGTGGAGATTGGATGGCTTCTCATAAAGCAATAAGGGTTATTTCTGTGACACATGGTCACACATCCAGTATGGGCCTAAGATCTGCACATCAAATTCAAGCATCTGCAATGGCTTGTTGCTATGCTACTTGCACCTCTTATCCAAAGTTCTCTTTCCCAACATGTGAACACCAGTACTTAAGTGGACGTGATGAAATACACCACTTGCAAAGGTATATCCTCTCCTTGCTACATTGATAACAAGGTATGTCTTTGGTAGGCAAGCTaattgtgtgttttttttttctctgaagGTGGGTTCATCGTGAACCATGGAATCAAGATGCACGCTACCTGCTTGTCCTTGCTATTTTCCAAAAAGCACGTGAAGAGAAGTACCCCAGACATATTTGTATCATTTTGAAAAGGCTTATTATGCAAGTGCTATCCAACATTAGCAATTTACATGAGAACAAAGTTGTGCAGTATGAGGTGTTCCTGCTGCTTCTTTTATCTTCAGAGATCTGTTTGCAATATTTAGACTATGAAAATTGCATTGCTCAAGCTAAAGAAGCTCTAAGAATGACTGCCTCTAGCTGTGTTGATACGTTCTTTGCACACTTGCAACTGTGTCGGGCCTATGCAGTGCAAGGGGATCTTTTGAACTCCAGGAATGAGTACATGAACTGCTTGAaaaaacatacgaatactgagATGGGTTGGGTAATGCTGAAGCACCTTGAATCTGCATGTTCATTGGAGGCCTCTTCTGATGAAATATATAAAAATCTTCGTGAGTGCATTAAAAGGAATGGCAGTGACCTGACGAAATGGATGTCTCTTTACAATCTAGTCTGTGCTCAGTGCTCTATAGTGGATGAAAACTTTGCAAGCGCTGAAGAAGCTCTTGCTCAGGCATGCGCTGAAGGAGATCCGGATAGCTGCATCCTATTCCTCAATGGTAATCTACTTTCTTCTCATGTAGCTCATTTGAATTGTAACTGGTTCTCCAAGAtctcttgttgtttatcatgtGCAGTTGCACTGTGAACTTGGTTATGTTGTCTAGCTTTCTATTTAGTCAACAAACTCTCTGCTAATCTTATACTGTGTTGATAAGTATGCCCTTTACCTGGCGATTTATGCACTGCCCATTGACTGGTACAAACTGTTAGGTTATGCTGATAATGATTAATGAAAAAAATGTGCTTAGTTGTTACATTTCTTGGCAATTAATTCTGGAATCGAGTGGACCCAATCTGTAGGGATGTGAAGTTCATTGTTCTAAATTTGTTCTTATTTTTTCCTGTATGGTCGATGCTAGTCCAGAATATGGCCTGAGTAATTGCTTGTTAGTTCTGTTTTATGTTTTTTATTATGTACTGAATGAAACATCACCATGATAGGTGCAACCTGTATGGAAATTGCCCGGAGGTTTGCGGCTCCTCAGTTTATATACCGTGCAGCTCCCAGCCTCAGAAAGGCCCAGCAGAAATCACATGCATCTTTACCTCTGGTGTCACTTCTACTGGCACAAGCCGAGGGCAGCCTTGGCTCCAAAACAAAGTGGGAGAAGAACCTTCGCCTGGAATGGTTCTCATGGCCCCCAGGTAGGAAACTGAAGCAAAGCTTCAGACAGAACACTCCTGGGTTTCCAGTCATCTGTTTGGTTTCTGGCATGTGATCCCAGTTGCttaaaggtttttttttttgcgcagaACTGCGGCCTGCGGAAGTGTACTTCCAAATGCACCTACTGGCGAGGCAGTCGGCCGCGGCGGCTTCCCAGCAGAACCAGCTGGTGGAGACGATGCAGAGCCCGGAGAGCTGGCTGCTTCGGGCGATTCACCTGAACCCGTCATGCTGCCGGTATTGGAAGGCTCTGCTGCAGCTTATGGACGCGTAACCTTTTGTCTCTGAAAGTGTTTTGGCCCTTGCACAATCGTGCCGCCggcttcttgttgttgttgtaagatGTAATCATGTAGCCCATAGATTGGCTTGGATTGATGACGACCAATGTGCACGTGCATGTTGCTTTGGGATGCTTGGATACTAGTACTGCAGCTTGTAGGATCGGACCGTTGTTTTTGTTCCCCGTGCTGTAACCTACAGTTTGCGGGAGCATTTTTTCGAAATGATACTGCTAGCATTAGTTTGCAGAAATACAGAGCCAACAGAAAGGTATCTCAAAAAGTGAACTCAGCTCAATAGCATTTTGATTTTGTTTGTGGCAGGAAAACTAGAACTAGCTACGACAGTCAGTCTATTTACATCTTTTGACATGCATGCAGACATACGAGCCCGAGATTCTACCATGGAGATATATTTAACTCGTCTGCCTTTTTCTTCAGCTTTAAGCACTTTGTCTAGAAGCAAGAACCTGCTGAAGTTCCAAGCCCAACCACAGCAAAACACTCCGAGTACACGTAGCCCTCATCCATTGTTCCTGTCGGTCCGGCAGTGTAGAGCTGAGCTGAGCTTGAGCAGGTCCCAAGTCCGTCAACAAGTGTAACCAAATCCAAAGGACGTGCCCACGTCACGCCGCAGCAGCTCGACCCTCGCTGCGCTGTTCTCCCAGGCCCAGTAAAATAACCCTATCCAAATCCCCCTTCGGCCCACGCGTCACGCCGCCGCTTGCCGGGGCACCGAGGCGCGCCACGCGTCCTCCGCTCCCGCGCCAGGCTGCGTCGTCTTAACTTCGCCGCCGCTCTCGTCGAGCCCCCGAACGCCTCCGTCGCTCGCCACCGCTTGTCCCGCTTCAAGCATCAGCCGAAGCCGACGCGCGCGCCCCTCGCGACGCAGGGGAAGTATCACCCGCGCGCTCTCTCCGGCCGCCCGCGCGCTCTCCCCGGCcgcctcgctcgctcgctcgcgcgCACGCCACGCCATGTCAGGCGGCGTCGGCCCGACGGCGGGGGGCGGCATCACGCTGCCGTCCATgggcgcgcccccgccgccgctgcacccGACGCCCACCTCCCCGACGGCGCGCCCGCACCACCACTACTACCTCTTCTCCATCAAGCAGCTCAACAcgctgggcgcggccgccgtgcTCGCCTTCTCCACCACGGTCCCGCTCGCGGAGATCGCCTTCGCGGTGCTCCTCCTCCCCtacctcctcgtcctcgcctGGGTCGCCTTCCCGCAGCGCCCCGGCAAGCCCGACCCGGCCGCGCCCGTCTTCCCGGGCCTCGGCGGGCGGCTCCGCCTCGCCGTGCACACCGCGGCGGGGTTCGTCGTCGGCGCCGCGCTCCCGGCGCTCTACATCCTCGACGGGCTCCGGGCCGGGGACAcggccggcgtcgccgccgcggcgccgcacgCGTTCCTCCTCTCCGCGCAGGTCTTCACCGAGGGcatcgcggcggcgtggccgggcACGTTCTCGCTCCCCGTCAGGGCCGCGGTGCCCGTGATGTACAGCGCGCGCAGGATGTTCGCGGCGTCCGAGTGGCTGCGGGAGGAGCTGCAGGAGCGCGACGAGCTCGGGCGTGGCccgcccgcggcgccgcggcgggtgGCGGCCGGCAGGGCGCTCGCGGCCGCCAACCTGGCCTTCTGGGGGTTCAACCTGTTCGCCTTCCTGCTGCCGTTCTACCTGCCCAAGGCGCTCCGGAGGTACTACCTCGGCACCGACCATGAGGATGATGGTGACCATCGCTCGCGCGCCaaggagcagcagcagaagcagctgCAGGAGGGTGAAGAGAAGAAAGATTCGTAGGTCCGGATTAGCTAGCTGGAGATGTTTCCGACTAGTGCATGTCACCTGTGTGTGTGTATGCGCCTTCATCAATCGACACTAGTTATTTTATTTCAATCATGCCCAACAAAAAAGgttccttgttttctttttgcttGATGCTACCAGCAACGCTTGCAGTTGCAGATCAGCTTCTACTACCATCGATAGAGGGCCTGTACCAGTTATGGGCTTGTGACTTCTGAATGGTAGCAATCACTCGAACAAATGCATTCGCTCatgttgctctctctctctctctctctctctctctctctctctctctctctctctctctctctctctcttaaaaATTGCGTTGCTGACAAAACTAATCGCCCTTGTTGAATGCCGAGTACTGAGAAGCTAATCTGGACTGGTTCTGTCACTTGCTGCATTGTTTATGATGCGCTTACATTTACATAGGCATGTAGTAGCGGCTAGTCCCATAGTGCAGTGTGCCGTCCGAATCTGCTGCCTGATGTGGTGGTTCTACCGCAAAGGGCCCTCGGGCTTCTCCGGCGCCTCCACGGCCGAGGAGGTCACCGCCGGCGTCGACGGCCGCGGCCTGGTCGCCGTCATCACCGGTAAGTACTTCCGCTCTGCTCCAGTTACTCTTAAGCTGTTCCATTCAGCTAGCTCGCGCGTCCCCTCCGACCTCAATCTCTGTCGCTGGATCCGTGCCGATCAAAACTCCGAAGTCGAGGTGCTGCCTTGGATGCCGACATTCATAATGGCGACCGACCGGACTGGCCGGAGTTCGAAATTGTTTCGCCCGTTCGCATCGGAGGGAACTCATGACTTGAGCTGATTCTGAACCCGTTGTTCGGCGCAGGTGCGTCCAGCGGCATCGGGCTGGAGACTGCGCGCGTCCTGGCGATGCGCGGCGTGCACGTTGTCATGGCCGTGCGCAACGTCTCCGCCGGCCTCGCGGCCCAGGAGGCCATCGCGGCGAAGATCCCCGGCGCGAGAATGGACGTGCTGGAGCTGGACCTCAGCTCCATGGCTTCAGTGAGGAGATTCGCCTCCGAGTTCGAGTCTCTGAACCTTCCCCTCAACATTCTCATGTACGAACGAACAATTCCTCCTACTTCATACAGTACCACAAGAGATCACAAAGAAGTTGAAATGAAGGCGGCCTGAATTTGGCCGTTGCTTTGGATCTGTTTGGTTGACTTGATGTACATTTCGGCAGCAACAACGCTGGAGTGATGACGAGGTACTGCAAGCTTTCCTGTGACGGCCTGGAATTGCATTTCGCCACTAATCACATTGGTGCGTCTTCTATATTAGCACTACATCCCCAATTGCGTGAATTGTTCTAGTGCTTCTCTAGTTTAACTGCAAAATAGAATAGTGTGGCTTGGATATCTGAATGTTCTGTATGTCTATTTAGGCTTGTTTTATAAGTTATCAGCATACTGATTCTGAGAATGCAGTAGCGTTTGACTTGGATGGCAGGCCATTTTCTTCTAACAAACCTCTTACTCGAGAACATGAAGAACAGCTGCAGGGACAGTGGTGTTGAGGGGAGGATCGTCAATCTGACATCTTCGGGTCATTTCATGACCTATCCTGAAGGGATATGTTTCGATAAAATTCATGATCCTTCAGGGCAATCCATGCAGAGGTCAATTGGAATTCTCTTGGAAAATTGGGGCATGTTGCTGCCTGTAGAAATAATGCCAACAAGTTTGTTTTATCTTAACCTTACGCAGTTTGAACGACTTTATTGCTTATGGTCAATCAAAGCTTGCCAACATTCTTCATTGTAATGAACTGTCCCGAATCCTCAAGGTATCTTAGCTCTTTGCCACGGAGTAAGGTCACTAAAAGCGAATGTATGAACTGGCCAGTAACCGAATAAGCTATATATTCATTATAAACAGGAGGAAGGAATGAATACTTCTGCTAATGCAGTTCATCCTGGTGTCATCACGACGAACCTTTTTAGGGACAGGACTATTGTCTCTGGTATTTTCTCAAATCTTACCTTTGATTTTACATGTTATTTAAAAAGGAAAGGGCTTCTGATCCATCCAATTATGTCAAATAGTTTCTGGCTTCTACCTTGAAAAAATTTATATGGAGCCCTATTTTTGCTGGCATTTATAAGTGTTCCCTCTGCTTTTGCAGTTCTATTGAACTCCATTGGAAAAATCATCTGCAGAAGTGTAGAACAGGTATACTCACCTCTTGTGGAACATTTACATGGAGTTTATATTAACATCTCAGTGGTGGAATATGCATTGAACCTAACCAACTTCGTCTTATATTTGTTAAAGGGTGCTGCAACGACATGCTATGTGGCAATGCATCCTCAAATCAAGGGCTTAAGTGGGAAATACTTTGCCAACTGCAATATAGGCAGCCCAAGCTCGCAAGCTTCTGATCCTGAGTTGGCCAAGAAGCTATGGCAGTTCAGCTTGCAGACAGTGTCTTCCTGATCAAGTGCATATCTGAACAAGTGATGCACAGATTGTTGTACTTAATGTTTACAGGGCTCTTCTGGGTATATGTTGTCGGTGTATGTACTGCTATCAATTAAATTGTCTCCATCTGgatcaaaattttaaatttaaacacCACACTATGATAAAGTTATTACATTTTTTTACATAAGTCTCAAGACATTTTGAAGGTCTTTGTGAAAAGTTAGCATTTTGCAATGTTCATGTACAATCACACAACGACAAACTCAATAGGTAACAATAGCTTTTTTTAGATCAACAGGTAACAGTAACTGAAACAACATTTAGGGAGACGCTGATCACAAAAGAAGACATTTGTCTTCCCACGTCTTGGAGGATTTATCTGtaatttctcttctttttttcagCCATGTATTCACCATTGTTTTGGACTGAACTAAAATTTGTCTCTTTCATTATTTCATCATGCATGTAATGTTATTCGATCGACCACTTCAGTGTTTTGGTCCTTTGttgttattttttcttttactaTCTCCTATCTGATGTATTTTCGATTTTTTTATGTTTCAAGGTCTTTTGTGGTGTTTTTATTATTTAGTTAATTTTTTAATATCAATTTTTATTGATATAAAGCAACTAGATTTTTCACATGCTAGTGCTTAAGGGTTCCATGGTATATCATGGATTGTTCTTGTCGTGAAAATTCATTGGTCCAATAACATGATTTAACTGTTCCTCCAACATTTAAAAATTATtcctattgtgtagtttaatgaTTTTCTTCTTACATGATTTCAATTTATACAATTtacattttataaaattttcgTGTGCTATTATTTTTTACTTgcttatttaattctaatagaTTAATTTAATTATTTCTATTATATATTTCAACTGTTGTTCTTATACAATTTTAACGAAAAATAGTTAAATCCGTTTCAACGGTTTTTACCTAAATTTTCGGTTAGATCCGTTTGGTTTGGTCATCTTTTATTGttgacaggtgggccttagTCCATCATGTATACGAGTTAAACTAAACCTTTCCTCCACGAGTCGACCACGtagatccctacaaattaacgTGCCAATACGTATCCAATACTTATACTAACTTTATCCGTAGCAACGCATGAGACAATTGTCTAGTTCTTTTACAATTGCCTAACTTTATCCGTGTTCTTTTATAACTTTATGTATTTTAGTTCTTTGTGTTACATAATTTCAGTTTGTACTTGTTGGCTTGTTGCCGTGAAAATCGGACGGTGGTCTTCACGGAACGAGACATGCTAAGGCCTAAGAGATCTGCTTAGGTCCAGTGCAGCTCATGATCTCAAGATTCACGGCGTGCTAGTAAATCTAATCTGTAATTGATAAGGAAAATTATATTAATAATTAAAACGAACACATCGGCTGAGATTCCGAAGAGTTCTAAAGTGATGTCGACCATTAGGTTCTATGCAAAGCTAATCATctattaaatttccaaatctTGAGGGTAGTTAATTTTGAGGCATATTTTAAAGTCTCTAAAAGTAGCCGATTGAAATCTTTGAACAGCCGATTGAAATCTTGAACCATATTGAAACAAGTTCCCTTTTGTAAAGAGATCAATCCAACTGATAAAATCttgctattactaattggaggctcattTAGAGTCTCCACATGGAGCCACCTAGAATTCTAGGTGGACATTCTAAAAAAcagagaaatcctataaatcCTCACAAAAGTAAGAAACATCAAGCCATCAATCCAGCGACTCTAATCTTTCTATAAAaaattgaaacaattgaaactcTTTCTCACCAAAATTAGGCCAACTGTACCCCTCACGaaggccccacttgtcaggccaaaaggtttgacgaaagggAGGGGGATTGGTTTTGTCTACCAGAAACCACCAAAAGCTAAATTTTTTTACTAAAGCCTTTTACATACCCACCTCTTGTACTCACATATTACTTTCCTTTAGCACACACTTTGCTTTGCTTTGCATATGCATTCACCCATAATTCGTGTCATTATttgttttggaaggataataattggcATCATTATTTTATGGAAGAAAtacgtgtattatttttggaaaaaaatggcATCTTGCTTGATCACTATACTTTCCTTTGCACATGCATTTACCCGTAATTCGCGTCAgtaaggataataattgacatcattattttatggaaggaaaagaaagatgtgtattatttttagaaaCAAAATAAATGACATCGTTGCTTGATGGAAGGAAAATTAAATACGTGCATGTGGCATGTACATCTCCGCTAGTTATAATAATCATCGGATTTGTTatatttcctaataaattatccatctatgccattataaaaatagactaaaggaactccctaaacatgtatctaaattactcatCCTTGCcactataaaaaaaatctaaagtaacccctatcTTTGTGTAGATTActcacctatgccattataaaaatagtacaaatagccccctaaatttgtatataaattatccaattatattattattattacaagttaaattacacCTAAATCTGAacctaaattatataattataataaaatattaaagtgcaccaatataaaattataaattactatttctattattattaatatattttatattactatttatataaaaataccatccatgatatatgtcaccatatatttatgtatgatggaagagataagaataccaattcacaaacaaaagttcaacaaaaatatatatcgaatacatatggaggtgtgatgcaaaataaaatctattataactaaataatgataaatatatattttagagtatgtagAAGAGTGTAGAAGGTAGACATATGGCAACACCATATGAGCCATAGAGTCATATATATAGGTGGACTCTCCTCCCTCAACCCATGCTTAAGTAGAACCCATTTGGAGATGGCATAGGTAGACACTATGGAGAGTTGAGTGACATACCATTGGATGGCATGAGTAGAGTGTTGTAGGGTAGTCACATAAAAAATGGAAGAGTTGTTGTGTTGTACTAAGTTAGGGTGAATAAAGAGTTGAGTCCCCATATAGACTTGGTCTTCCGTACTGGTGTCTAGGTGAAGGTCTCTTTGGTGTAGTGTGGGTATAAGGTCCGCAGAAGAAGTGGTATCACCCTATTTTGGTACCACTTCTCGAAAGTCAATGTCAAGGTTAGGTGCACCGATTTTTCAACAAAGCCAATATGGTTTATGCGCTTGCTGCAGCTGCAACAACTGCTCTTTTATGTTATTGTTTCAATGGTAGCTATGAAATTTGTTATGATGTTTAGAAAGAATAGGATAACTCGTAGAAGGTGCCCAGGTGACATGACAATGAGCCTTGTTAGTGCTATCATCTTGAAAAGATTGTGAGGCTTATAGCAGTCGATGACAATTGCAAGTTGATTTATCATGAAATTTGACAATGAGAACTTCAACGCGTGGGATCCGAGTGCCTATGCTCTAAGAACCGCTACAACTACAGCTACCTTGTAGTTGGCATGAAACACAGTAGCCTCGAACTGCTGGACTCTACCCCTAGGCTTCATCTGTCGAACGTAGATCTTGCTCTGTGGGTCTCCCTTGGTATGCTCTATGACATG
This window contains:
- the LOC120687183 gene encoding tetratricopeptide repeat protein SKI3-like isoform X3 — protein: MLGYFRKGVEQFRSALEMAPHNHSAYFGLASALLAWSRICATTGAFGWAATLLKEASEAAKICASLTGTLSCVWKLHGDVQLALARCFPWVDGKIKRGVDAQMFKDSVQEWRNAILSAANGAKLSYQRALHLTPWEANVHNDTSICLDLIYSMDDNNRHNPNVWELSEKMSLGALILEPVNKDFWVTLGSMSSDLALKQHSFIRALHLDMSFSEAWAYLGKIYRQSGDKQLAKEAFDRARSIDPSLALPWAGMSAENYHQSGGSTVNESFESCLRAAQILPLPEFQIGLGTIAAHTGNLLSPQVLMAVRQAVHRAPHYPESHNINGLVSEVRSDFQSAIRFYQQARSALGMMNNSKSDNKDAFADVSVNLARSLYKAGLATDAVRECEELRSLGLLSMDGLQIYALALWKTGRSEEALSVSRNLAENLSGMKPESAAVALGFICTLTYAISGKDSAAAVIHKLPGQLNYSSQLKFIISALDALHPNKRFQLPQLSMPPRLTSNEVMTEVHSNIALGKAIEGEMDKPLRVDASLSYLKKVLHMYPDCSLVRNQLGSLLLWSGDWMASHKAIRVISVTHGHTSSMGLRSAHQIQASAMACCYATCTSYPKFSFPTCEHQYLSGRDEIHHLQRWVHREPWNQDARYLLVLAIFQKAREEKYPRHICIILKRLIMQVLSNISNLHENKVVQYEVFLLLLLSSEICLQYLDYENCIAQAKEALRMTASSCVDTFFAHLQLCRAYAVQGDLLNSRNEYMNCLKKHTNTEMGWVMLKHLESACSLEASSDEIYKNLRECIKRNGSDLTKWMSLYNLVCAQCSIVDENFASAEEALAQACAEGDPDSCILFLNGATCMEIARRFAAPQFIYRAAPSLRKAQQKSHASLPLVSLLLAQAEGSLGSKTKWEKNLRLEWFSWPPELRPAEVYFQMHLLARQSAAAASQQNQLVETMQSPESWLLRAIHLNPSCCRYWKALLQLMDA